The genome window GTTTATGCTTGGTTTCCTGGGTTGCCGAAAGCGTAAAAATTGTATCAGGATTAACAAAAACTTCCTTTTCGAGGTAATCCCTGAAGCCTATAATATGACGATAATCTTCGGGTAGCAGCATCTGGTCGTTTTTGATTTTATTAAAAATCGACAGCAGGCCGACCACCGCTCCAGGGAGACTGCCCTTTGTAAGATGAGCAAAATGACTAAAATGATTGTTTATTTCTGTAATTTTTTCCTTGTGGTTTAATTTGGCAAATTTGTCATCCTTTGGTTTCCTTCTGAAAATTGTAAAGAGAGGAAATGGCCGGGGACGAAAAATTTGATCAAAATCGCCATTTTTCAAGCGCTCCTGATATTTCTCTTCTGTGAAGATATAAAAAGATTGGCCTGCATCATCATCACCGTCAAGAAAGGCTTGGAATAAGGGATTGGTGATATCGACATGGTTAAGGATAAAATCAGACATGGAAAAATATTTTCCCATCATTTCAGCATATTGCTGATTTGTTCCAAATGATTCATGGATTTCATTACGAACTACCTGGGAAAAAAAACCATCATTAAACCGATTTTCAACTATTTGACAAGCCGGGAGTACGTGCAACCCTCGTATGGCCGGAAAATATTTACTTAAAAAACCATCAAGGGTAATCAGTGAGTTCTCATCCCCCTTGCTGACACTATCCGCATAAGATATCAATACGGTTCTTTGCTGAATTCGTGATAATGGGTCAGAGGGTCTGTATTGCTGGTTCTTATCCTTTATGCTTTGCGCTTTGTTGTTCCATGCCAGGCGCATTTTTTGAGTCCAGTAATCCGAAATTCTTGCAGCCAGATCGGCATATTGATCAGCAGGAAACAGGTCGGCAAAGATTTTTTTTATGGCCGATATCTTGTCCGGCGACAGGGGTTTCCAAGTTTCACTTTTCCCCGGTGTTATAACGCTCATTATGCTTCCTTGTTCCGATATCCGACGGTCTATAGCAGGATTTGGGACATCCTTTCTCCTCGTTCCCAGGCTCTGCCTATGAATGCATACCACAAGGCTCTGCCTTTTTTAAATCAGCGGTTTTACTGCCCCCCATCCTTTAGCGCCCATATTTATTCTTAAAATTTTGTCCATGAATTCCCTCCTTTTAAATCAGGTTTCAGAAAATTTAATAAGAATATCTCCTGTTTCAACCGGCTGACCTGCAGATACCAGAATCTCGGAAACCTTGGCATCACATTGCGAAGCAACGCCGCTTTCCATTTTCATCGACTCAATTATCACAAGCTGCTGGCCGCGATGAACCATTTCGCCAGGTTCAACTTTAACTTCAACGATCATTCCCGGCATGGAGCTTACCAGGATATTTTGAGCCACCCGCTTGATGGACTCGGGCATAAAACTGGCAAGCTCCCACTCCCTTGGGCTGTAAATCTCATAAGTGCGGCAAATTCCGCAGTATGCCGCTTTGACAAAATTTCCCCGGTTCTGCATTCTGAGCATGTGGTCTTTGCCGTTGATTTTCAAGCTGAGTCTGCGTCTGTAAAATTCGAACTTTGGAGTAACAACCTTATATTCCACACCATCTACAGTTATCTCCCATTTTTTGCTCTCCTGGTCTCCCCGCACTATAAGGTCAAAAACATCATCTCCCCCCTTAACTATATAATGATAGCTGTCTTTCAAGGTTGCAGTTACGCCTACATGGGCTGCCATAGGTTTAAGAGAGAGCCTGATAAGATCTTTTTTGTTGTGATAAACAAGCGCCGCCGCAATCGCTGCATGATGAAGATGCTCTATATTGACGACGGGCTTCAACTTTGGGGCGTCCATATATTTTTTAATGAAATCGGTTGAGATGTCTCCTTCAATAAATATGTGATGATTAATAACGGCATTGACAAAATTTAGATTTGTTGCAAAACCTTCTATATGATAACCATTCAGTGCGTTTGTAAGGATTGCCAAGGCATCTTCCCTGGTTTCGGCATGGCAAATAATCTTTGCCAAAAGAGAGTCGTAATATACCCCGATCATGCTGCCGGCCTGAATACCGCTGTCAACACGAACCTTTTTACCGCGCGGCTCAAAATATCTGGTGACTATTCCGGTTGAAGGCATAAAACCCATCGAAGGGTCTTCTGCACAGATCCTTGCCTCTATGGCCCATCCTGAAAACCTACAATCCTTCTGCTGCATTCCTAGTGGCTCACCGGATGCGATTTTAAGCTGAAGTTCCACAAGATCGAGACCCGTGACCATCTCGGTGACAGGATGTTCCACCTGCAGCCGAGTATTCATCTCGAGGAAATAAAAATTTTTATTAGAATCAAGGATAAACTCAACAGTTCCCACGTTTGTATAGCCTGCCTCGCGCGCAAAGCCGCAAGCCAGTTTTCCCATTTTTTCTCTAAGCAATTCATCAACTGCAACAGATGGAGTTTCTTCAATTATTTTTTGATAGCGCCTCTGAATGGAACATTCCCTTTCGACCAGGTAAACCACGTTTCCATGATTATCAGCGATGATTTGGATTTCTACATGACGCGGCGCAGCAATATAACGTTCTACGAATATCTGGTCATCTCCAAAAGATTTTATAGTTTCTTTTTTACAGGCCGAGAGGGCATCTTCAATACCGTCTTTATCGTAGACAATCCGCATGCCTTTCCCACCCCCCCCTGCCGCCGGTTTAAGAAGAACCGGATACCCGATGCTGTCTGCCTGGACAATTGCTTCATCAATATCCGCAACAGGACGATTGTGTCCTGGAACTGTCGGCACTCCAGCCTTGATCGCCATATTTTTTGACACTATTTTATCCCCCATCGCCGCGATGGCGGCAGGTGAAGGGCCAACGAAAACGAGTCCCGCATCAGAAGTCAGCTTACAAAATTCAGCATTTTCAGAAAGAAAACCGTACCCCGGATGAATTGCCTGGCAATTGGAATTCAAAGCCGCATCGATTATTTTCTGTTTATTAAGATACGACTCGATAGGACGGGCACCACCGAGAAAAGCAGCCTCATCCGCCATCTTGACATACAGACTACGGGCATCTTCTTCAGAATAAACCGCCACCGTGCCGATTCCAAGTTTTTTGCAGGTTCTGATGATACGGACGGCAATTTCACCGCGGTTTGCAATTAAAATTTTATCAAACATAAACTACCTCATAATGGAATATTACCGTGTTTGCGTTCTGCTCTATAAACCTTTTTATTTTCCAGGAACTGCAGGGAACGAATCAACCTGTGACGGGTATCTCTTGGAAAAATAACGTCATCAATATAGCCTCTTTGGGCCGCAAGAAAAGGATTAACAAAGGCTTTCCTGTATTCTTCTATTTTTTCCGCCAAAAACTCTTCAGGATTTACCGCTTTTTTTATTTCCTTCCGATAAATTACCTCTACTGCCCCTTTTGGTCCCAGCACGGCTATCTCTGCTGAAGGCCAGGCATAATTCATATCGCCTCGTATATGCTTGGAGTTCATAACAAGATACGCGCCTCCATAGGCTTTTCTGACAATAACCGTGATTCGCGGCACAATTGCCTCTACATAGGCATATAGGAGTTTTGCGCCATGTCGTATGATACCGCCGTGTTCCTGCTCCGGCCCCGGCATAAATCCCGGCACATCAACCAGGCAAATCAGCGGAATGTTAAATGCATCACAGAATCTGACAAACCGGGCGGCCTTGTACGAAGCATTGCTGTCGAGCACGCCTGCCAGCACGGCGGGCTGATTAGCCACAAGTCCTACGGTCTGACCGCCAAGGCGTCCGAGACCACAAATAATATTCCGCGCGAAATTTGCCTGAATCTCCAGGAATTCCGCGCCATCCAGGATACTATAGATCAAAACGTTCATATCATAAGTCTGGTTGGGGTTTGAAGGAACCAGGTAGTCCAGGACCGGATCGGTTCGGTCGGACGGATCACCGATATCAAAAATAGGGGCCTTCTGGAGATTGTTGGAAGGAAGATAATTGATCAGCCTTCTGACTTCCCGGAGACACAAGATATCATTCGGCAAGACAAAATGAGCTACTCCGCTTTTTTCCATATGAACATGCGCCCCGCCAAGCTCATCAGTGCTTATATCCTGGTGAATTACGGTCCTGACCACATTGGGACCGGTAACAAACATATATGATGTGTCTTCCACCATAAAAGTGAAATCCGTTATGGCGGGACTGTATACGGCCCCACCCGCACAAGTACCCATTATGCATGATATCTGGGGAACAACACCGCTGGCCTCAACATTTCTGTGGAAGATTTCGCCGTATGCCGCAAGACCGTCAACGCCCTCCTGGATACGAGCGCCTCCGGAGTCGTTAAGACCGATTATCGGCGCTCCCACTCGAACCGCCTGATCCATTACCTTGCAGATTTTTTGCGAATGGGCCTCGCCAAGTGACCCGCCTACAACGGTAAAATCCTGGCTGAAAATTAAAACTTCCCGACCGTTAATTGTTCCGTGCCCCACAATCACACCGTCACCGGAATGGACTTTACTATTACCTAAAACACTGCCGCGGCCGATTTTAAGCATATCAAACTCTTCAAATGAGGCTTCATCGACCAAAAGCTCAATTCTCTCCCTGGCAGAAAGCTTTCCGCGTTTGTGCTGATTTTCTATTTTATCTTTTCCGCCGCCTACTAAGGCTTCATTGCGCATTCTCTCTAAAACGGGAATGTTGTCATTTATACAATTTTCCATCAACTAAACCTCGCTCAATTTAGATTAACTATATGGATTATCAGATAAATAATTTCATAAGGCCGGAGTTAGGAAGCAGGGATACAAAACATCAAGCTCCTAACCCGGCGACCGATAACGCAGTAAAATCATTTATGTGAAACTTTATATTGTAATTTATATTATATAAGTAAGGCAACATAACAATCATTGTTTCTGTAGCCAAATATTTGCCAGTGCCAGAAGCAAAAAAAGAATTTTAGCACATACGGCCTGGTAATGTAAATAGTGCCTGAACAAATAATGCTAATTTTTCCAATTTATGAGTCAGACGAAAATTTTAATCCTTAAAATACCAGCACTTTCAAGGTATAAATTGTCATATCATTACCTGATTTTAAAATTTGGCACAAGACCAGGGGGAGGAAGGCGGCCAACCCGTTTCATATTATCTAAATAGTTCAGTTGACCTCCGGTATTTAAACGATTATATTTAGCCCTATCGAAAAAAACTCGCGTGTATTTTAAGATGAGGGTTAAAATGTCTGATTATATAAATCGGTATATTGAGGATGCTATTATTGATGACATTCAGTATAAAATGGTCTTTGTCGGCGGTCCACGGCAGGCCGGAAAAACCACACTGGCAAAACATTTGTGCCAAACGGCAGGTTTTGATATCCAGACACGGTACCTTAACTGGGACGCGCCAAAAGATCGGGAAAACATAATAACCGAAAGTTTTCCTACAGGTCCCGGATTCATCGTGCTGGATGAAGTTCACAAGTACTCAAGGTGGAGGCAGGTGGTTAAGGGGCTTTTCGATAAACGCGGAGATGAACTCCAGATACTTGTTACCGGCAGTGCCCGGTTGGATTATTATCGCCGAGGAGGAGATTCCTTGCAGGGGAGATATCATTTTTTTCGCCTGTTGCCCCTGACATTGGCAGAATTGGGTGTACATACCAGGGATGCAGTTATGGATCTTCTCGTTTACGGTGGATTCCCTGAGCCGTTTCTCCGGCAGTCAGAAAGACATACAAAGCGCTGGAGCAGGAAGTATCGCACAAGAGTTATCCGGGAAGATCTGGCTGATCTTGAAAATGTCAAAGACCTTGGTCTGATTGAGCACCTGGCCCTGCGCCTCCCTGACCTTGTGGGCAGCCCGCTTTCGATCAATGCTCTGAGGGAAGATCTGCAGGTTGCACATCAGTCAGTCGCCCGATGGATAAGCATGCTTGAAAACCTGTATATGATTTTCAGGATATATCCGTTTGGAGCACCACGAATAAGAGCCGTAAAAAAAGAGGCAAAGCATTATCATCTAGACTGGACAGTGGTAAAAGATCCGGGTAAACGGTTTGAAAATCTTGTCGCCTGCCATCTTCTCAAATGGTGTTTATTTCAGCAGGATACAGAAGGCCGAGACATTGAGCTTCGCTATTTTCGGGATATAGATAAAAGAGAAGTGGATTTTGTTATTACAGAAGACGAAAAGCCCGTTTATTTCATTGAATGCAAAAAATCGGATAAAAATATCAGCAAATCACTCTACTATCTTAAAGTTCGTTTCCCTCATGTCCCGGCAATACAGGTTTTGATTGAAAATGATATTGACCTTGTTACTAAAGATGATATCCGGATATGTTCAGTACATTATTTTCTTTCAGATTGGTAAAAGGAAAGAGTAACCGTAGTTATCGGTTCGCGGTTGAAAAAACCAAAAAATTGGGTGTATTTGGGGTTGACGACACCAACTTTACACGTGCAATGACAGGTTGGGCTATCCCGATGAATTAATAGTTTTATTGATGACTTACATAATAACATATGGGCGGGACGCCTGCCATTCTTTTAACCGTTCAGGAAGCCAGCCTCCCAGCTCTTTTGACAAGTAAAAATGTGGATGGAATAAAAAACCCATACGTTCAATCCCGTAATCGGCAAACATTACTGATGTTGTCCGTACATCTTCAAGTGTATATTGCTTGTTCATATTTTTGAGTATCTCCTCGGAGCCGCTTTCAAAACCCAGGCTTATCTGCCTGCAACCGGCCATGGCCATGAGTTCAACAATTTCCTCATCAATATTTTTCGGGTAAATAATACATCTCCAAAGCATATCAAGTTCTCTTTCAAGAATCTGGCGGCATATCGATTTGGCATAGGCTGGGGGGAGATTAAATGTGTTGTCCACGAAAAAAAAATTTACATACCCTGCCTTCACCCAATTCTCAAGCCAGGCTGCGACAATCCCTGGTGAGCGTTTCCGCAGGAGAGAGCCTTCAATGGTGGCGGTGGAACAATAACTGCATTTGAGAGGGCAGCCACGCCTGGTTTGTACAGGAATCCATGGTTCGTGGTTCCGGGATGCCGAAACAGAAAGGATGCTGGTATCCGGAAGGGTTAACTCATCAAGATCTTCGGCAAATATTTTCAGCTGTGGTTCGTCGTGATCCCGAATATGCATCCGGGTATTCCGGAAAGATCGGAGTTGTTCTCCAATCGTGTCAGCAGAGCAGGAAAGGTAATTTCCCCTTCCCCCTCTATTCCAAAATCCGCATCAAGGTAAGCCAGGCAGTAGTGTCCGGTTAAGTTTTTGCATATAGCATTTGCTCTTTGATAATCAGATTATTAGACCATACGTTTTTTTCGTCAGTACGTAATTCGTTCTGGATGGTATTTCTAAGCTGACGAATCCTCTTTATTGATACAGGTTCATTAAACTGTTCATGGCAGTATATGGCCATAAGCAGGTAGGTTATTAACCCCGCAAGGATTTGAACCATCAGGCCATATCTACTGTGAGCAATCAAGTGGTACACTTTTAAATGTTTCTTCCACCATTTGAAAAAAGTTTCGATATCCCATCTAAGCTTATAAACGGTTGCAACCTGCTCGGCTGTAAGATCATAACGATCAGTTGCCACAAAATATTTGACACCGGCAATTTTATAACCAACCAGTCGAACCGGCTTTCTGGTCTGGTTTACCCCAGGAGTGCCAAGAAGAACCACAGCATCATAAAAAATATAGCTGTCGGGATCAACAGGCTGCTCTTTGATAATAGTTCTTGTTGTTTTCGCTTTGATGCGGCAAACAAAATGTTTTTTTTCATCCTGAAGAAGATCAAAATCCTTATGTGATTGATACCCCCGATCCATGATTCCTGTTTGGCCTTTTGTAAGGATAGACCTGACAAAGGGGCGTTCAGCGCCATTTCCATTTGTCAGATGAATTTTTATAGGAATCTTGCGATTGACATCAAAGCCGAAATGGCCTTTTGCTTTTTTAGCGCCTTTTCTGTAATCAGCCCAGTACATGGACAGAACTGCATCAATTAAAGATCCATCAATGGAAACGAGTTCACCGAGATCTGAATAATTTGATGGTAAAGCATTTTGTGCCTGGCTGCAAAGAGCTTGAAAAACATATTCAAGCTGTTCAAGCCCTCGAGAATTGATAATTTCGGAAAAACTGCTACGACTGATCCCTCCATCTGGAGCGACACATTCTTTGGCAAAATCGTCTTCTTTAAGGTGTTGAATAAGATCACGAGCTGATTCATGTTCTTGTAGATGGAAAAATATCAGTGCGTGAAGCTGATCTTCAAAAGTCATTTTCAATGGCCTGTGACCTCGGGATTTAAGCTGTGGCGTGTCAGGAAAAATCTTTTGCAAAGGTTTGAGAAATCGAGCATGAGATTGGGGATTAAAATTCTTTTTTGGGATATTGAATATGTCCATTTTTGTCTTAACTCCTTGTTATAATTATATTTTATAACAAAACGATAAAAAATTTTTATTTGGTTTGTCAAGTAAAAAATGAACATTTTTCTAATTTTTTTATCCCATATAACATGCAAAAACCTAACCGGACACTACTGTAAGCCAGGACACTTTCCGGAAACATACTGTATCCGGCATCACCAAGGACGATCGGTGTGCTGGATAAATCCCGGCAGATCGTCACAATTTCTTTCACCTTTTCGAGCAGAAACATAGGATTTGCAGGATTCTGGTCGTCAATGTTCCTCACCGCAACACCGATACATTCCGGACTAAACTCCGCAATACCACTTTTCAGTGTGACACTGATATCGGCTTCAAACATCAGATCCAGCATGGTGATATCGTGCCCGGCGTTTTTTGCGGCCTCGGCTACACATGCCAGCCCCAAAGGCATGGCCGGCATGTTGAATTGTTCCGTATTGGCCGAAACAAGAAAGACCTTCATGGGCAAATATCCTCGTTATCAGCCCTGCCCGTTCTTTCCAGGCGATAAACAACCCTGTTGTGATGATCAGGGCAACTTATGTAGGCCACGTCAGGGTTCTTTTCCCAGGGAAAACTGCCGCCGTACTTCAACACCTGTATGGACGGTAAAACTGCTCCGAATGCACTGATACACATACCAGCAGGGGTTAACTCCTTCACAGTGAACACTTTACCGGGTTTGTTGCCAAGCGGACATTTTCCTTCAACCGAGTCTACCGTTATTGTTATCGTATGAAACTGAATCGCAGACATAAGAACTCCTTTAAATTATAAAAATGCCCCCACTCATAGAAATGTATTGACCAGGCAAAAATCTGACAACAAAGATGCCGGGAAAACGGCAACACCGGCGGCATTGTATGGTCGCGAATGATGAAGTATTACTGGAACGTTTGTGTAAAAAAGGGGGTTTACAATTTTTACAAGGAACCAAAATGACAGCAATGGTAAAATAATAACTTGAATCAAAAAAATCCCAACATAAAGAAATGTAAGCTTTAGGAGATTCTCTATTATAGCTCCCATATTGCTGACGGTAGCCGCAATGGCATTTTTGAACTCTATTGATTTTCGTTGAAGAAACGATGTGCTGTTCTCAATGGTTCCTAAAACGCCATCAATTTCCGGTAGTGAAAAATCTTTTAATTTATCAAGTTCAACAATCCCTATGGCCAGTTCTTTGTTTGCCACTGATATTTGATCAGCAAAGAAATGTTTATGAACAAACTCATTTGCCATAGACGATATCGGAAGACAAAAACGAGCAATTACAATAAGTAGTAGAAACCGCATTATGATTTTCTGAAAGGAGTTTAACCTTTCATTCTCGAACCATATCATAATAGACAGGGATAGCAGGAACATAGAAAGTATAGGTGGCACAAGCGATACGCTAATTTCATATGCCAGTTTCTGAACCCCTAATGACGTAATCGCCATTACAAGTACATCGGACAAACGCTCCGTCATATCATCAATCGGATCCAAGGCTTGTCCCACAGCCAATGATACGCCTACCCCTGCGGGTTCCAACTGTAGAGTTGAATCCTTTACAATTGAAACAGCAGCGTTGACAACCCTGCATGTAGCATAGGCTACTCCGGCTTTAGTTATTGCTTCACGAAAGTAAACCTCAGTCGCGGTGTCTAATAGAGGAAGCTTTAGTCCGGAGGAAAAGAATAGCAATATCGCTATCAAGACTCCAAGAGATGATCTTATTGTGGGGTGTCCAAAAACTCAGTTTTGTGGCTACTTTTTTTGCTCAACTTTTGGCCCTATCATGAGTGCGATTAATATCTTGGCACATTGTTGGGGTCATGAAATGCAGCATTAAAATTATCTTCCCCAACCAAATCCCGGCATTCTTTGCACTCCTGCCATATCCCTGAATGGCTGTTATTGTACTGAAAATGACAGAGACTCTCGTGCTCGTGATGATATTGGCAATAATCTCCACCTTTTATAGATGCAAAAGAAGTGTCACAGCAAATCCATTGGTCACAACATTTTGTTTTTATTAAAGGAACAGAATCGTTTCCACAAAAGCTACAATGTTTGCCAGGGATTATTTTTGCTTGCAATCTATCATATGTCATTCAGGCACCTTCAATATTTTCAGTAAAATTTGCGTAGACCATAACAAAATGCCGTCAATAATTCAAAATTGCTGATTGAAAAAAATTATTATTCCCTATATATTCAAATATTTTAACCAAAAAGATGGTTATTGCTATGAGTAAAGTTTCAAAATTAAAAAAAGTAGAACTGCCTGGAAAGACAAAGCAGTTGATCGTACTCGTATAATTAAGTATCAGAAAGCTGAGCTGAAACGTACTAAAAATGAACGAAATAAATACAAGTCTGAACTCCGGAAAAATAGACAAGAATTAGAACAAGAACGTAAAAAGAACACATTGTCGGTTAATAGTAAGGAGGAATTGATTTTTATTTCTTTACGCCTATTTTTGGTCGGACACGTTGGATTCAGAGCAATATCAAGGATGTTTGGCATTTTACAAGCATACCTTGGGATAACCAAAACACCGTGCCCTCAAACGATCATTAACTGGGTCACCAGATATTCACTATCAAAAATCTGGAACTATAAAGGGCTTTCTTCTGTTTCTTTTGATATGGATAAGATTGTAAATGGTGCTATTTGGATGATAGATACCTCAATAGCATTGGGAGCTGATAAAATTCTTGCTATTTTGGAGCTTAGAACTGATCATTTTAAAAATCATGAAGGTGCTCCAACTCTTGAAAACATCAATTGTGTAGCAATTTCAGTGGCGAAATCATGGACTGGAGAATCCATTGCAAATTTTTTACAAAAGGTGATTCTCATCACCGGAAAACCTGCTGCATATTTGAAAGACGGAGGAATGGACCTCATGAAAGGTGTCAGACTCCTAAATGAAAGAGGATTTTCAAGTTTCTCCATTGATGATATTTCTCATGTTGTTGCCAATCTATTAAAAAAAGAATATACAAAACATCCTTCGTATGACTGTTTTATCTCTGCTTGCGGACAAGCCTCAAAAAAATTTAAGCAAACAGTACTTGCATTTTTTGCACCCCCAAAGGTTTCGACAAAAGCTCGATTCATGAATATTCATCGAATGGTGAAATGGGCTGAAATGGTTCTTAAGCACTCACCACGGGGGCGAGTTTCAAAGGACTCTGTAGTTTCAAAACTTAGGAATTATCTTGGTAAACTTCCTGAATATAAACAGTTTATCAAGCGATTTCTTCGTGATGCATCTCCTCTTTTAAAAAGCCAGGAAATTCTTAAAGCTCAAGGCTTGAATATGAAAACCTACAAAGAGTGCAAAGAACTTTTAAAAAATATCCCTCAAAGCTCTCAAGTACGTATCGGTTTTATTACCTGGATGGAAAAACAATTAATAGTCGCTGAATCATTGGGCATGGGCAATACTGGAATGCCTATTTGTTCTGATAATATTGAATCCCTGTTTGGACTTGGTAAAACACATGGTACAGGAGAAGTAAAAGATGCAAACCGAATTGCACTTCGTTTACCGGCTTTTTGCGGATCTGTGAATAGAGAATCCGTTCGGATGGCAATGGGCGTTACAGTAAAGGAACAACAGGAAGTTGAAAATAAGTTGTTGTCTTTAACTCGGCAGCGCCGAAAAATTTTACCAACCCCCGGAAGCCTTACAGATAGTTTGTCAACTGAGTTTGACTGTGGTTTAACTCTTCTACCGGTGCCAAAAAATGATGAAAAATCAAAAGATGTAACTGATATTACAGCAAATTTTGAACAATTAGGTGGGCCCGTAAATAAGTTTACAAAACAACCTTATGCGCCCAATAATGCCGAATATAATAACCGTGCCGCAGCTTAATAAGCATTTGTTTAACCACATTCAAATATAAATAATGGGTATTATCAACATGTTAATGCTTTGTTTATAAATGGAGCAAATTGACATACATAACTTATATTCTGAAGGGGGGGGCCAAATCCTGAGCAAGCTAATTATGGGGATTTAGACACCCCAATCTTATTGTCTTTTGTTTTTTTGTATTTTTCATATCTCATAGAGTTGGGTTACGGGCAAATCCCGCCTTAGTAGATACAAGCATCTAATATCGATAGCACATTTGACAGCAATTCATCTGGGGCACGTTCGATGCGCTTCGCTCGACGAGTACGGAAATCGACCGACTTGACCTGCTCAACCATGATGACTCCTGTCAGGTTGCTGTTTTCCGGAATAGGCACGTGGAAGGAAAACCCGCGTTCTGTGTTCGTTAGGGGACACAGAATGGCCAGGCCAGCGCTACTGTTGAACAAGTCTTTGCTTACAACCAGAAAAGTATAGCCACTACAGGCCTATCGGTCAACAGGTGTTTTAGGACAACAGCAATTCTAATTATGGAATTTTTTATGATTTTTCATGGGAATATTCGCTATTTTTAGCATCCTTCATTCTCAGTTTACATTTATTTTGTATAAAAAATTAAATTTTACCGCCGAGAACGCAAAAAACGCAGAGAAAACTACTTGATTTTTAATGTAATATCTCAGCGTTCTCAGCGAACTCTGCGGTAAAATACTGATTCTGACATTAAAAAAAAGTGTTAACTACTTTTGGGCATTAATGAAAGATGCCCTATTTTTTAACATTGTTTTTGCCAGTTTTGCCTGTTTTTATGGTAAGAAAATGCTCATAGGTAGCCATGATTAGAATTGCTGTACTTACACCTGATCAAATAAGCAACCTTGATCTTTATCCTGGTAAAGAAGTCATTCTTAAGTTTCACTCAAATGATTTTGAATGGTTTTAAGCATTAGTATCACAATCTATAGTAACCCCTGATCAATTTAAAAAGCTGAAGATATTTGACTTGCATCACTATGCACAGCACTGTAAAATATCTGGAAAGGAAACACATTGTA of Desulfosarcina sp. BuS5 contains these proteins:
- a CDS encoding TIGR04076 family protein, which translates into the protein MSAIQFHTITITVDSVEGKCPLGNKPGKVFTVKELTPAGMCISAFGAVLPSIQVLKYGGSFPWEKNPDVAYISCPDHHNRVVYRLERTGRADNEDICP
- a CDS encoding type II toxin-antitoxin system PemK/MazF family toxin — its product is MVVSKDLFNSSAGLAILCPLTNTERGFSFHVPIPENSNLTGVIMVEQVKSVDFRTRRAKRIERAPDELLSNVLSILDACIY